In a genomic window of Choristoneura fumiferana chromosome 19, NRCan_CFum_1, whole genome shotgun sequence:
- the LOC141438603 gene encoding uncharacterized protein: MAADAEMLQQLKQLQEQVSALCGESAPQINEVKVKLPNFWTEKPKLWFAQAEAQFEISGIKTDNTKYGYVLSMLDTKTATLVEGIISNPPATNRYENLKGELIKKLSISREQQVRQLLSGEELGDRKASIFLQHLRSLAGTAMTDESILRELWMRRLPKEVQRILLAQKDLELDKVAEIADAIMEATPSPPPNVFAASTASSSPSELTSLMKCIETLTRKVEALSTGNPRNPRSTSRSQPKSRAASKSKTRLCWYHKRYNVRASKCTSPCSWVPKQEGNHPSNQ; this comes from the coding sequence ATGGCTGCCGATGCTGAAATGCTGCAGCAACTTAAACAGCTTCAGGAACAAGTGTCAGCTCTCTGTGGTGAGTCAGCACCCCAAATTAatgaagtaaaagtaaaattaccaAACTTTTGGACCGAAAAACCTAAGCTGTGGTTTGCCCAGGCTGAGGCTCAATTTGAAATCTCAGGTATAAAGACAGACAATACAAAGTATGGTTATGTGCTATCAATGTTAGACACAAAAACAGCTACATTAGTGGAGGGTATAATTTCCAACCCTCCTGCTACTAACAGATATGAAAATCTTAAAGGTGAACTAATCAAAAAGCTGTCTATCTCTAGGGAGCAGCAAGTAAGACAGCTGCTGAGTGGAGAGGAGCTTGGAGACCGGAAAGCTTCAATATTTCTCCAGCACCTCCGCTCATTGGCTGGAACAGCCATGACGGATGAGAGCATCCTGCGCGAGTTATGGATGCGTCGTCTACCAAAGGAAGTGCAACGGATTCTTCTGGCTCAAAAGGATCTGGAACTGGACAAAGTGGCCGAGATAGCTGATGCTATCATGGAGGCTACACCTTCACCACCTCCAAATGTCTTTGCAGCCAGCACTGCCTCATCATCTCCGTCAGAATTGACCAGCCTTATGAAGTGCATTGAAACCCTAACCAGGAAGGTTGAGGCACTCAGCACTGGGAATCCACGTAACCCTAGATCTACTTCACGGTCCCAGCCAAAATCAAGGGCAGCTTCTAAATCTAAGACCCGATTGTGTTGGTACCACAAGCGGTATAACGTCAGAGCTTCAAAATGTACTTCCCCTTGCTCTTGGGTACCTAAGCAAGAGGGAAACCATCCCAGCAATCAGTAG